The genomic DNA cgtattctaaacattatcagtagttcattattgcatggcacagtacctgaggcactaaaagtgtcagtcattaaacctttacttaaaaagtcagatgtagacttaataattatagacccatttcaaatttaccatttctctctaaaatacgcttcagtcacaccttaagcattacaatttatttgagaaattccagtctggtcaaagtgcagaaatggcactaacacgggttgtaaatgacattctgatatcctcggatgaaggaaactccactgtaattgttgttagacttaagcacagcgtttgacaccattgaccaattttattttactgcacaggctagaaaatgatgttgggcttacaggctctgtgctcgcttggtttagttcttatttataaaatcaattccaatatgtacagaaatgtgctgacaggactccatcattacacacagaagtgagatatggtgtcctgcagggctcagtactgggacctttactgttttcactttgcaaacttccactgggatctctcattaggaaacataatgtcaattttcactcatatgcagatgacacccagttatacctttcttttagatcaaatgaagttttttcaatattgtctttaattagttgtgtaagtgaattaaatgagtggatggatgagaactacttttctttaaacacagataaaacagatgttaattattggagggaatgacgctgatcacaacaatattttgccatcacctaactcagttggaatcaccattaattgtACTTTATCAGCCCACCATCTaggagttctctttgactctagcatgtcatttaaagcgcatattacaaagttgtccaaatcatgttttttCCTTCTTACAATTTTTGGGAAATAAAGGCATTATcttaataaacaggattctgagaaattaattcatgcatttatttttagtagtatttactactgcaatgcggtgttcactggatgttcaaactgttctttatacagcctccagttaatccaaaatgctgctaagaattattacaagaacaagaaaatacgaacacataactctagttcttaaatccttacactgactcccagttaagtttagggaagatttcaaaatcctccttttaacatataaagtattaaatggccggcttacttatctgaacttatcatgacttacaaacctgagtgcacatttagatctcaagatgccggtctgcttatgattccaagaattaataaaataacagtgggaggtcgagcttttagttacagggacccTGAACTGTGGACTTGTCTGCCAGCTACTatgagagatgccccttcggtctcagcttttaaatcccagctgaagactcactacttcagtttagcacaccctgactagagctgctgattaactctaCAGCCCGTCAtcagcactaaaatataagtaatatgacagttataatttgttagtaaccctcatctattctgtttctattcttggtactcaaatgtggcacaggGTCAGACGAGATCCTCTCTCGTGATGTTATCATTTGAACAAGATTCTAATTTCAGGTATAGGAGGTGCTGATAAACAGAGAGGGTGGACTAAACCTTTTCCACATTTGAAATTTgcagttatgtttatttaaattaggcCATGGGCTACAgaatgtacagtggggcaaaaaagtatttagtcggccaccaattgtgcaagttctcccacttaaaaagatgagagaggcctgtaattttcatcattggtatacctcaactatgagagacaaaatgagaacaaaaaaatccagaaaatcacattgtccgatttttgaagaatttatttgcaaattatggtggaaaaaagtatttggtcaataacaaaagttcatctcaatactttgttacataccctttgttggcaatgacagaggtcaaacgttttctgtaagtcttcacaaggtttttacacactgttgctggtattttggcccattcctctatgcagatctcctctagagcagtgatgttttggggctgtcgctgggcaacacggactttctactacctccaaagattttctatggggttgagatctggagactggctaggccactccaggaccttgaaatgcttcttacgaagccactccttcgttacccgggcggtgtgtttgggatcattgtcaggctgaaagacccagccacgtttcatcttcaatgcccttgctgatggaagcaggttttcactcaaaatctgacgatacatggccccattcattctttcctttacacggatcagtcgtcctggtccctttgcagacaaacagccccaaagcatgatgtttccacccccatgctttagcagtaggtatggtgttctttggatgcaactcagcattctttctcctccaaacacgacaagtagagtttttaccaaaaagttctattttggtttcatctgaccatatgacattctcccaatcctcttctggatcatccaaatgctctctatcaaacttcagacgggcctgcacacgtctggcactgcaggatttgagtccctggcggtgtagtgtgttactgatggtagcctttgttactttggtcccagctctctgcaggtcattcactaggtccccccgtgtagttctgggatttttgctcaccgttcttgtgatcattttgaccccacggggtgagatcttgcatggagccccagatcgagggagattatcagtggtcttgaatgtcttccattttctaacaattgctcccacagttgatttcttcacaacaAGCTGCTTACCTactgcagattcagtcttcccagtctggtgcaggtctacaattttgtttctggtgtcctttgacagctctttggtcttggccatagtggagtttgcagtgtgactgtttgaggttgtggacagatgtcttttatattgataacgagttcaaacaggtgccattaatacaggtaacgagtggaggacagaggagcctcttacagaagaaggtACAGGTCTGTGAgtgccagaaatcttgcttgtttgtaggtgaccaaatacttattttacaccataatttgcaaaaaaattctttaaaaatcagactgtgattttctggatttttttgttctcattttgtgtctcatagttgaggtatacctatgatgaaaattacaggcgcatctcatctttttaagtgggagaacttgcaattggtggctgactaaatacttttttgccccactgtatgtcagacaataaaatcagttcatgtcattttaattgtgtttctgCATTCATTATGGTGTCCTATTtctcataaaattattattttaaataatattccttGTATACATTAATTGATATTCTTCACTGGTCCCTGTGCTAACCCTAATATGCTGTTGTGACTCCCTCTTCACGTCTGAAGCATATCTCTTTGAACcctgttcattttatttgtatttcattttatttgtgtttcattttatttgtatttagatcTTCAATTCCCACTGTTGGACTCACCCTTGACACACAGCCTATGAATGTGTTTGGTATGTAAAGACTTATTTATAAATGATAACCTAAATTACTATAAAAGTATTACAAAGTCCCTCTACATTGGTCTGTCATGTGACGGCTCTCTTTTTAGTCTCCTGTCCTCCTCGACTGTCCCTCCCCAGTATCTGATTGGACAGCATTGGCTGTTAGCTGACGTCACTAAATGACTTCTTCATTATCAGAGTTAAGAACGGCTGTCTGCACTCAGCCCAGGCGTCAGCCATCAGATGACATCCCAGAGATAGTAAAAGATAAGGCCCCATCTCCAAAGCTCCGAAACAGAAATATTTGCCTTGTTGTCAGTGGTATCTCCAGGTAGTTGACACTGcactgtggatttaatttgatttctccatttttttcattattacattgAACTTTCAGTTGTGTTCTGTGGTTGAAGTTGTTATCACCACACAGTACTGTTGCTACCTCATTCTGTTGTCTGCTGTTTGTATTGTTCACCATCTTATGTCACAGCACTTGTGCAGAGATGATCAGTCCCTGTATGGCTGCGATCCTGGCAGTACAGTTTCTGAGTCCTTCATGAAATCTTACATGTTGCTGATGATGGCTGATACAGGAGGACCACTTTCAACATTCAGAACAGCTAAGAGGCTTACCACAAGTAGGCCAGTCATTTATGAATATGAAGGCCACTGCTGTATGAAAAGTGTTAACCACATTTAGGACAACAATGAGATTTTTCTTGCACCTGTAAGATATTGAAGAAGATTCTTGCTGTTTGTGAAATGTGTTGTATTCCAGTGTTAATTCATATGTGGCTCTGAGGTTACCTTACATCTACGATCTGTTTGCCACTTTCAGTGTTTTCTCCACTATTCTTATGTACTTATTAACTACTTTCAACTGGAGTCCTTTACCTCTTTCAGAAGATTTGTCTTCAATATTTTTGGTTGATGAGCAAAATGAATGATTATTTGTCTATTCTGGGACAGGCTTTACTCCAATATGACTTTGCGTGTGCCTCCAAAAACTTTTTCTGGAAGAGTaccctttaccacattcagaacaggtgtactgcttctctccagtgtggatccATCTGTGGCACCTAAGTGAACTTTGacgtgagaatcgtttgccacactctggacagcaataaggtttttctcctgtgtggattcttctgtgcctctgaagatagCTTATACATGAGAACGACTTGCCACATTCTacacaacaatgaggtttttctccagtgtgtattGTTCTGTGTCTCTGAAGACAGCTTCTCCTtaagaacgacttaccacattctggacaacaatgtggtttttctcctgtgtggcttCTGCTGTGTTTCTGAAGATTGCTTCTGCTTGAGAACAACacaccacattctgaacagcaataaggtttttctcctgtgtgaatttttttgtgcaactGAAATTCACTTCTCCATGAGAATgatttaccacattctgaacagcaatgaggtttttctcctgtgtggattacTCTGTGCCTCCGAAGACTGCTTCTCGCcgagaacgacttaccacattctgaacagcaatgaggtttttctcctgtgtggattactctgtgcctctgaagatggcTTATACATGAGAATGACTTGCCACAATCTACACAACAATGAGGGTTTTCTCCAGTGTGTATTGTTCTGTGGCACCTAAGTGCACTTGGACGTGAGAATCGTTTCCCACACTCTGGATAGCAATCAGGTTTTTCTcttgtgtggattcttctgtgtctCTGAAGAGAGTTTCTCCTTAAGaaagacttaccacattctggacaggaatgaggtttttctcctgtgtggattcttctgtgcctctgaagatagCTTATACATGAGAACGACTTGCCACATTCTGCACAACAATGAGGTTTTAATCCAGTGTGTATTGTTCTGTGTCTCCGAAGAGAGCTTCTCCTTAAGAACGACTTTCCACATTTTttacaacaatgaggtttttctcctgtgtggcttcttctgtgtttctgaagaTTGCTTCTGCTTGAAAACAAcataccacattctgaacagtaatgaggtttttctcctgtgtgaatcttGATATACTTATTAAGATCACTTGTGTGTGTGAATTGTTTGTCACATtccaaaaagcattttttaacagtgtgaatttggatttctttctccacttgctGTCGATCAGTTTTGATGGCTTCTGTCTGTGTTACTCCAGCAGCAGGGAGAGAACTGCACTGCAAAAAGGCTGCTGTCAGGTTCTCTGATCCTCTTGCTGATTTCTTCATACTTTCCTCTTTGCATTGAGGAGTGGGCTGACCAAATAAAGGTGGATAGATGCAGCCATTCTTCTGTAAAtctgaaataacacaaacattttaactattattaactattactattttttttcctgacacctTTAtgcaaggcgacttacaacatttgagacacaattggttacatttctcttgtttttGCAACTGGAGCACAAACAGGTcacgtgacttgctcatggtcacatggtgtcaatgGCTGAATGTGAACCTGTAACTTCAGGGTTTGATGTTCAAATTCCTAACCACTACccaccttttaaaataaatgaaacagtataagtaaagtggtggcacactggttggAGTTCCTTCATCACACTGAGGTGCCATTTATGGTCTGGCCACTCCATGTGTAGTCTTTACATATTCTGCTGATGTCTGTTCAATTTCTCCACCTTTCTCTCACATATGAAAGACCAGCCTGATCTGATCAGTCGATCACAAATCAAAATCTACCAATTTTCACTCCAAATGACTTGACTGATGATCAGCAAATTAGCTGATCTTAACATCTGATCTTGAATGATAAAAAGCATGCCAGACAAAGATCCAacattaccaaaatacagaaacacgTCCTCGCCAGTCTAACAGTTTTATTGCCTTCCTACAGGCGATAACAAATTTGCGGtttgtaatatttgtgcaaaaagaAATCAGCCATGTAGGATTGTCTGCTAACACTTAATACAAACCTTATTCAGTATCTGAGAAGTCAACACAAAAGGGACTGGTGTGAAGAACAAGAACTTCAAAGGCTGAGGCGACCATCAAGTTTAGTCTAGCTCAGTCACCTACTCTCACTCGGCCTCCAATAATGGCAGCACTTAGAAAACTCAAACTTATAATACTGACACAGCAAGAGTGCCGAAGACTTACTGTGACACAAAAATAGTGAGACTCGTAAGCCTGGACCTTCTAGATCATTTAGATCCACAATTCCATCAGCCAGAGAGTGTCTGTTGACTGATCTATTTGTAGAATTAACCAGGCATTAGATGTTTTGACTTAAATCCCTTTGATAAGCCTTTCAGTGAATTTGTAGGTAGATGGCAGGAAAGGGATATAGAGTTTTTTCCAAActgttacataaatataaatcgtTATCAAGTGGATGTCGAT from Erpetoichthys calabaricus chromosome 5, fErpCal1.3, whole genome shotgun sequence includes the following:
- the LOC114652506 gene encoding zinc finger protein 568-like, with translation MASTKEDGVDEITVDIKEEDYEWLTPEDVCVKLEDHEERISVFKEEEYNGVTAAIKAEDFNDFSIGLELQKHETEDIFKQEACEESPSSLQPWSTNTGRLATQENFAELKSELSESEEKITEGNGREGEESPGSVGINLQKNGCIYPPLFGQPTPQCKEESMKKSARGSENLTAAFLQCSSLPAAGVTQTEAIKTDRQQVEKEIQIHTVKKCFLECDKQFTHTSDLNKYIKIHTGEKPHYCSECGMLFSSRSNLQKHRRSHTGEKPHCCKKCGKSFLRRSSLRRHRTIHTGLKPHCCAECGKSFSCISYLQRHRRIHTGEKPHSCPECGKSFLRRNSLQRHRRIHTREKPDCYPECGKRFSRPSATDGSTLERSSTPVLNVVKGTLPEKVFGGTRKVILE